gacgtcgctaacaacacggccacgaagcccacaaagaatctaaattatctaaaatatttaaatcaactcgtGTGGAAAAGTAGTCGAAAAACCGATGGACCGATTTTCAAGGTATTTACGGTACATAAAATAAATGCTTAAGAGCGCTACTTTTGTGGCGCAAAACGAAACCATAAAATTCAAGTTGATTCGCAGAACAATTCCATTTTCGCAGTTTCTAAGTGAGGGTCTCCAATGACTACAGGTGATTCCATGAACATTGATAATCGGTCCagtagttcaaaaattatgtttaaaaacatattttttcgaaaatgttgattttttcgaccacccTGGATCGAGATTAGTGTAtcggacaaaacaaaaaaagtgagtttattcattttcgaaaaagaatgtttctacaaaatattgcgaaaaacaGCGATATGGTATATGTGTTTTCCATGGAATAgttgatttttcatacaaaaaataatatgattttcaaacaaaagtggacaaagatggacaaatgaaataccatggatttgatgggcctgcatgtatacttttagaatacgattgaaatttttgctaatatttgctactagctgtaGTAGAATGcttagaaaaatatcactttttcatgaaaaaacgctcAAAATACGCTTGAAAATggagctatcaaccatcttatgtaaccaaaagttgCGCTTttcaaagaccgtgaagcgatgctcggactgtttttgaaaatattttgaattggtgaaagtggaagctaaaaactatttttttcggggcCACCCTAgctaaatttaataattttgtcataaaagaTTGcctataagagataaaataaatgtttattaggcaaaaatgcttagaattaaattctctataactttgtagaagaataTGATCTCCTAACTCCAAAggttaaaaaaattgattttcaaaaaaatttcacaaaagggccaccctaatggcaacttacaccaaaaatagatgtcttgttagacaaagttgtagacacatttaagcgctataagttcgtcatacctcAGGAATGATGGCTTAATTCTTAATTCATCCGGGAAGTTATCCAAaaattcctattgaaaatcgttcgaaaatccttctcatgtaagtGTAATTCCTTTTTATCTATAAACccctcactatttttttttggggaattcatgaggaaattccttgaacattttttacttctttctaagttttacttctagacatttcttcggctattcttccagcaaaatctccggcatttcttctggaatgtattcgagagttctttcaagaatacatacggaatttcctccctaaattccaccagaagtttcttcaaaaaattctctgatttcgctccataatttcacttgtaaatctataagaaattctttcggaaattcttcaaggaactttGTTCGCGCTTACAAACCACTGCTATCGCATAGCTAAGTTAGAAATTATCATTACTGCCTTCAATAGTATTCTATCCAATACTGCTAGATCACTAACTGAATTATTAGTGTCCGGGAAGACTGGACAAGCATTTGCGTGTGTATATAATCATCATTAAATTCCACATCACACCGATCTCCTCACGGTCGGCGATAGGTACGGCCGAGCCGCAGTTAGAAAACATCGCAcgcagtcagtcaggtccaagcTAGTAAAAATTGTACCCATCTAATAGTCTCGAATAAACCTTTTGCACGTACACGTCGGTCGATCTCCGCAGTCGGGTGTGCATTTAATTCCAAGTAACTAACTGTGTTGTACTATTGTGAACATTTGAGTTACCATTTGATTTTACCATTTCCAATCGCCAAAGTCGCGTTTACTAAAGTGCGTTATCCGACAAACAATCAGTGCAATTAAGTTCGTAATTAACAAACTTCTTCAGGCATTTCTCCAGGAGCTCttccttcaattcctccgggataaaaCCGCCATAAACTTAACAGCGAAATCCTCTAAgatttcattctagaattcttttcgcaattagttcagaatatccttcaagaattcctctacaaatttctttgagaaattcttcaggagttcgtcccagtatttccccggaaattcttccacgtatttttccgggaattccttcaggtacttctcctggaattccctcaggaattactccgggatttttttcgcagaattgtcctagaattctttccggacttcactcggaatatactccagaatttcattcggaaattaatttgagagttcttccaggacaTCTTCCattgagttcttccaggaatttcttcagaacaaacgccCGGGAATGCATCCAGTAATTtcatcagcaattcatctgggaatactttcaggatttcatctgggaatttcggcATTTTATCCGGGAATTACTTCTGATATTCATCtgatccggaaattccttcaggaacttctcaaagaattatttcaagacttccttgtgggaattcctctggaagtgcttgtgggagtacctccgggagctcctccaagagttttaccaagagttcctccgagaatccctccaggaacttcacagggaattcctggattcgAGGTGAGCCAGTCTTGGACTGAAAACTTcccaaataaagataataataatatttgaggttatggcttttagtcttcttatgctcaaaaacgggttttacgtttttatccgacgtttcggttacatatattgtacctttatcaaggagttaactaagtccggttttattgttacattgtcttagcatttcctaataaaacgggacttagcTAACTTAGCGActtagaattcctctgataatttctacgggaattcctctggatgttcctccggaaattactctgggaattcctcttctGAGGTGTgtctcccggaggagttcccgaaggaactgccggaggagctcccgtaagaaactctcgaaagaatttcaggaggaactcctagaagaattcctagaggacctcccggaggaactcccacagaaACTATCgaaagaacttcaggaggaatttccatttaaatttctgaagaaagcctaaatgatttcctgaaaaaaagcctgaatgagttcctggagTTCCAggcagagctactggtggaattcccgaaggagctctcggaggaattgtcgtaggaacttccggaggaatttctgaagaaactcccgggagatttttcaaaggaacccccggaggaaatGCCAGCGAAACTATCAGAAGAATCCTCGGAAAAAATCGTggaaaattcatcttatagacaaatctcgtctagctgaaacctttatAGGGGTATATAGCTGGACCATCGTCATCGTCAGAGGacatcccggagaattccctgatgagctcccagagaaattctcggaggagcttccgatagaactactggaataattctcggaggaaatcctggatgaactcttggaggaactgccggtggaattcctggaagaatacccggaggagtttttggagaaactcctggaggatctcccagtggaaatcttgatgttttcaccggaattctttcaggattactttgggaattaatctaggaattcctccgaaaatttaatttttggtataatttctgtataaatgttcggtggaattccagaggaaattctttgaaattttcacaagaaattatttgaaactttcagggaaaattttatgaaatttacacaaaaaattcgaagttttttttgcgaaattctcaggaatgtttactggcagttctgcggaatttccacggaatattcttaggaacttcacggtgcaatttttagaaatgtttatgagaaacagcacgaagaTTGATATTGTTGTTTAATAAACGCACAACGCGAACGTTGCATTGTGGGcatgaatgcgtcacgtttattaGCGTTGCGttctagtacaaaacgctgacttcaacgcccagcgcaacgtgctattgtgatccagcctttaGTGTTGATTGTGGATttcgtttcaaagtttttggaactcagaaggaaatagtgccaagcactaatattcatgtgttttcatAAAACCACCATAAAACTACGAATTAGAAGAcccaaaaagttgcccccccccctgctagaaatcctggctacgcccatgaccattcgggcgttttgccccaggccaatttttaaaacttattttcaatgcgttagaaagtcataaaAACCTTGTTTTGAATTGGAGTTAATTTTATAATTGGAATCAGTTAACTTTGGACGTTGAAATTGTACGATATTCTGGTTTATTTGGTGATAACAACGAAAAAGCTTAATGGATGGATTttgaagttgaaaagcagaccaagttccagttggaatgtagaaccacagaagaaataaaagttgaaataaaataaaaaattgatatAAAAGTTCAACTGCAATATTACCTCGATAATTTTTACCAATTTTATTACGATGCGAAATATGGACGTAATGAAATTTCAATATAAACAACTTTACTTTAAAAGACATGCTGTGTAATTTCGAAACAGATGCCATTGAGAGCTTACAATACATCCTTACAATACATCCAGCaactttcatttaaaaaaaacagagaTCCCATTATTCCATCTTTGTTCGTCGAAATTTCCTTTGTGGCTGCCATGATTCTGGATTTATCTTTTTGCCTTCTCGATAGAAAAGAGATTTACTGTGGGAAGTTTCTTCGCCATCTACTTCTGTTCTGCTACGTCGAGTCTACTACTGGGGAAAAAGCTGGTGAAACACTTGCCAAGTTTATTGCGGTTTTTCACCATCGCATTCAAGGCGaaaggaacaacttctcgcgGGTGGTTCCGCAATTCATTCGAgttccaaaaaaaatacaacattTCCATTGCGCAAAAATACTACTCGGTAACAATTGACACCGGCGCGCAGTTAATAAATTGCTCTTCAAGTGGCCCAAAGAACCATCCAATGCAAACTTGAGAAAAAGTTGTGCCATGGTTGTTGCGCTGGTCGGTTTTTCCTGGAGGAAAGCAACTCACAATATTTTCATTTCTAGGTGTGACAATAGCTTTCATATTAGGCATTTTCCCTTGAGGTACAAGTGTTAATTTTCTCACCTTACACTTTTATCACTGCTGGGCGAATAAAAATAAAGGGAATATGTACTTTCCTATTTAAGGACTGTCCGTTATTGACGTTTAGGTATTTGTTCTGCCGTACATTTTTACTTGATAGATTACCGCCGGTTAGTTGGTTGGTCCTGAGCGGAAAAACATTACACCTAAGTTGGAAGGTTATCATAATCAACATTGGTCCGTTTTTTCTTAATTCCTATGTcaaatgttctgtgaaattattTATTCATGAGGGCTTTATCGCAACAAGAATAGTAGTCACTGATTCAAGTCAAAAAAGCGATACCCAATAAAAATCTAGATACAAATCAACTAAACCAATAATTGCAAATTCCCGCAAAGTGAATGGCTCCTCAAACACCACCGGAAAAGCTATCTGATGAACAAATTACAGAACTACGGGAAGCGTTCTCCCTGTTCGACACCAATGCGGACGGCGTCATAACTGCCTCGGAACTGGGCACCGTTCTTCGCTCCCTAGGCAAAAATGTTTCCGACGCCGAGGTGGAGGAGCTGCTGAAGGAAGTGAACGTCGACCAGGACGGTATGATCCACTTCCCGGACTTTGTGGCGATGATGTCCGTCCGGTTGCGGGACTTCAACAGCGAGGAGGAACTGATGGAAGCCTTCCGGATCTTCGACCGCGACGGCAACGGGCTAATTTCGGCGGAAGAGCTGCGGGCGGCCCTCCACTCGTTCGGGGAGCAGCTGTCCGACGAGGAGATCGAAGAGCTGCTCCGGGAGGCGGATGTCAACAGCGATGGCCAAATTGACTACGAAGAGTTTGTGAAAATGATCACACTGGCATGAAAGGCACGAACTTTTCCAATCAACGTTTTAATTTCCAGCCAACAGCTTGTTCCGCGAATTGTGTAGGAGAGAATAAAATGGAAACGAAACACTTCTTTTCATTAACACTCGCACCAACTGTCGTTCTCAGGAAAAGAAAAAACTTTCTTCCGTTCCGAAGCACAGCAGAATCAAACATTAATTAAATCGATAACTTGTCCGGCGTTCAACTTGCTGTTGGAACCCGAGCAACGTTTGGAAgctaattgaaaattatttttttgtccaCATTGTAATGGCAAATTGCTATTCCACGAAGCAAGcgaacaaaaatattaactattattaaattaatttcaaaatttgcgcttgatttgaatccattacaaagatttttttagatttatcGAGCATGTTGCATCCCAAATATGCTTTTCATGTGCTGTACTTACATAATGATGCTACGTAAAATTTATCTTCCTTTACATCTATTTATTGGTTTTTCGAAAACTGATGAGCTTAcctgcaaaaaaataaaaaaggagaTATGTacattattatttataattGATATTCATTCTATAACAGATTAAGCTAATTACAATTGATGATGTTCGAGCGTATGGTCGAATTTACTTTTACTAGTGGACGCTGGCGCTGGAGCGCTGCGATCTGGTACGGCTGCTTCGTTCAATTAAAATGTTTCATCCAATTTAACATGCAATCCAAGCGTATTTGCACAAATTGAGTTAGTCATGAACGATACGACAGCTGGTATGTATTTAGTTATAGGGAGTTGAGTGATCAGGCAACTTTATTCGATGCAGATGTGAACGGCAGCAGATGACGTTTTAATGATAGGGGTAAGATTGTTTTTACTATGGGAATGGAAAATACTTTGTTATGCATAAATGACCAGTCGACTAGTAGTtctgactcaaattccgaacatggtTCATATTCCGACTTGCTTTTAAATggttattttgattttattcgTTTAATTTTCTCCACAGATCCACAGAAACGGAAACCCGATGAAAGTTTTAGTTTAAGGGTATTataacgccagtgttcggaatatgagtcatgttcgggatttgagtcaaaccTTAGACAACAAACCATTTTGACTAGATTTCtggcagggagaaattcaaaatTGATGCTAATgttctcttttcaaaaattaaattaaattgaaagaGTAAAAGTAATTTGTGGATGATTCGTTTAATGTAGCCAACAGAAAATGCTGATCGAAATATGATTTGCACAACACCATTGTAAATTCGTTGCCCGTGGACAACAGAAtgtcaattcacctagcagtccAAGGTTTGTTGCGATAATTCTATCGCATATTTTTTCAGGATACTCACTTTTTCCCAAAGCCTTAAAAATTCTTTACAAAAATGTACAGAGTTTAAAAATAAAGTTCGTCTAGCAGTTACTCGAAAAGCTACAGGAATTTCTCATTacatgaaaaaaatgaatggtatatttttttacctttttatctttataaaaaaaatttaagctctttttagtggaatgcatTCAACCGTCCaatacgagtttagtactttccagtcaattccactacgttttgttatttttgcagatacgtattttgacctcaactgtgagcCCGTCTCGAGAcacgagacattgaagacggcctcacagttgaggtcgaaatacgtatctgcaaagataacgaaacgTAGTGGATTTAAATGGaaagcagggtttgcagaaatcgctctcaatagataacgaacaacgataaaagagagggaAAAACTGTTccaaatcataacaagccatgataacaaatttatcaaacttgtatacaagtgcgaaaaaacagaatcggataggcagccccacagaaaaattgtgattctcgctttgttttcgctcatttcgtattggttactgcacagctgtgtagaacaagttgaaatgcatcatcagagccagtgctccccgcatttggagctttctaaaagaaatttatcatggggtatagcctctcgaatcagttctctatcatgacaacttgcgaaaaaagtctttcGCGAGATTCTACATATCgcatatgtatacagagatgataagtgagagacttgctcattctctttaggattcaatccctgatggaaagtattaaactcgtcttagacgggtTTTTAGTTTTGCTTCCACCCTTGCTGCTTGCTGTTATGATTGTTTCATGAATGTTGTTATAAAATAAAATGGTTCATATGAGCATTATAAACGAACAAATCATTCCGTGACTGAATAAAAAGATTAAATTAGCAAACATGTATCATGTGGAAAGAGCTTGGAACTTGCTCTTCATTCTCCATGTACTGTTCATACATTTCCAGCCCATAACAGCGTCGGCTACATCCTCACGGTCAGATAAGAAAGGATTAAGGTAAGGGTGATTTGCATGACCACGATTGtctttggattggaattgtgcTGACTGAAGGCGTTATTATATCGAAAATggattcattataacactcatttgagttttgaaaactcttttgtgaatatgtacattatgtggaagatgatgatttgaaaaatgtattggaggtaaccactttccttcgatgggactcgaacccacgaccctaagTAATCATTTGGAGGTAACCACCTTCCTTCGATagaactcgaacccacgaccctcagtactgagtgtcgtgggttcgagtcccatcgaatacatttttcaaatcattatattccacacagagccgtagcgtggactctcagcgcccttggcgaaaccttttTGGGCGCCCCTTTCTTACTAAGTGAAATAAtagatttataattcccaatgtttAAGTAAACGAAATGCTCTTGGAGCTCACTAAAAAAGCTCATTGCATATTTACTGGCCTTACAGCCGGATACTGCCCGAGTAGATATCATTTGGAAAATATTGGCCAGGTTCAGAATGATATAtttcgtttctgtaacatgggaCGTGGAGCCTCCGAACATCTGTTCTActaaatttctagaaaaatggCTTCATGCAATCAGGAGCTAGGTCGACTGATAACCCTGAAGGTAAGGggttttattatttcaatttttacggACTGGGATAACACGGATCTTAGATTGTTTACAAGGTGCGAATagtcattggcgtaaataagagAAGGCAAGGGGGGGGGGACTTAGCCCACCCTAGAAAaaatagccccccctaggattagttagcagtgatatcaattttcaagatatagcataataaattactgaaaaaaattgaagacaaaagagttatTTCCCATATTCACCCTATCATAACGAAATGAGTGGAAACAAATAAGCTTGACTCAACAATGAAACACAAATTACtgcataactcaagaactaaTCAAGAAAATGagaccaaatttggcatgtggaggtttcgGAAGGCAAGAAATGTATTTATGATGGTTTGAGAACCCTCCTCACTCTAAAGGagggggctctcatacaaatgagaCACATATATACACTTTGACAAGATGAAGTTTGACGGGACAGTTAGTAATTAAATACAatattctcgcgcttagtttcataggggcgtaactgtattgatcgatttctcttcgtcgatgtttatttttttattattgtaccgaattgcgctagtttgtcgatgatttaatggtttagTGTGATagaggatgattgtatcttgcaccagaatcaatattcacgattgtagcttttgaaacaattgagttattaacaaaataaaaaaccgattaagagaaatcgatcaatacagttacgctcctatgaaactaagcgtgAGATATGAACAAAATTAACAATCATCATTACAGTTGATGTGGTCAAGATAATTTTGAAGCAGGGTTGTAGAGTCGGtgagtttcgaaaaaaaaatatttcaaaattccaaattgagccctacactgaaataaaatcgatttaaaaaattaaaagtcgatttgcaaaaacgaaattttgtctcaagatagatAATTATATTTTCTACCGGtagtccatacatcgcaagctttaGGAAAACAAAGTTTTCCTAACAAAAATTGTTGCTTGTCGAAATTGAACTTTTTTCAGTGTTTTTTCATCCTTAACAAAACAAGAGAAGGCCATAATCATATTAGAACCCCAAACAACTCATTTgttatgattattattatttattcagactaaggccgaagtggcttgTGCGGTAtttaagagtcttctccattcggttcggtccatggctacacgtcgccaaccacgcagtctacggagggtccgcaagtcattttccacctgatcgatccactttacccgctgcgcaccttgccttcttgtgcccatcggatcgttgtcgagaaccattttcaccgggttactgtccgacattctggctacgtgcccggcccaccgcagtcgtccgattttcgcggtgtgaacgatggatggttctcccagcagctcatgcaactcgtggttcattcgcctcctccacgtaccgtccgccatttgcactccacc
The nucleotide sequence above comes from Armigeres subalbatus isolate Guangzhou_Male chromosome 3, GZ_Asu_2, whole genome shotgun sequence. Encoded proteins:
- the LOC134221902 gene encoding calmodulin-A-like encodes the protein MAPQTPPEKLSDEQITELREAFSLFDTNADGVITASELGTVLRSLGKNVSDAEVEELLKEVNVDQDGMIHFPDFVAMMSVRLRDFNSEEELMEAFRIFDRDGNGLISAEELRAALHSFGEQLSDEEIEELLREADVNSDGQIDYEEFVKMITLA